In Herpetosiphonaceae bacterium, the sequence AGTGATAGTGGGAGTCCTCTTCTGGCGGCGGCACTGGCTGTAGCCGGGAACGAAGCGCTTGCCAGACATGCCTACATAGCAGCGTGCAGAGAAGCGGGCGAACACGTCATATACTGCGGCGGTAAGCACGAGTTGTTCGCTCCCGCGTCGTTGCAGGAGGTGTGCTATGACGGTCAATCTTAAGCTGCTCACGGTACAAATCGTCGGTATGTTCGTGGTCTTCGCGCTGGCCCTGTTTTTGGCGGCAGGCACCGTGGCCTGGCCTGCCGGCTGGGCCTTTCTCGTGCTGTTCTTTGGCTTCACGGTCGCGATCAGCCTATGGTTGCTGCGCAACAACCCCGGCTTGCTAACGGAGCGCATGACCGGGATCGGCAAGCCCGATCAGCAGACCTGGGATAAGGTGTTCTTCGGAGTGGCAAACCTGATCTTTCTTGCCTGGCTGATCGCGATGCCGCTCGACGCGGTGCGGTTCCACTGGTCCCAGATGCCAGGCTGGCTCCAGGTGCTCGGAGCGATTCTGCTGCTGGCCTCGTTCTACCTCTTTTTCCTGACGTTTCGCGAAAACTCGTACCTGTCGCCTGCCGTGCGTCTGCAAGCCGAGCGCGGGCAAACAGTCGTATCCACGGGACCGTATCGGTACGTGCGCCATCCGATGTATGCCACCGCGATCATCTTCTTGGTCGGCACAACCCTGTTGCTGGGATCGTGGTATGGCTTCGTCCTGGTGCTGCTCCTCGCCGTCGGCATAGCGCTGCGCGCGGTGCAGGAGGAGCGCTTGCTCCGAGCCGAGCTGCCCGGATATGATGCGTATATGGCACATGTGAAATATCGGCTCATCCCGTATATCTGGTAGCCGACGAACATCGCGGGTAGAGATAGCCTGCGGCAGCATCGTTCTGCCGCAGGCTGAACCAAGCGTGTCATCCCTGCCACTTCCTTTTCAACGAGCTTCAGGCCGTCGATGTAGCAGGTGACGACATCACGCGGCGCATTCCCCTGGCCGGTCGTCGATCGAATCGAGATCTCCACATAGTTCAGGTCGGCCAGGATGATGTCCTTCTCAAGCTGCGCCTTCGCCGCTTGCTGCGCTGCTTGGGTCAGCGCGGGATCGATGTAGCGGCTTCTGATGGTCGTGGACGGCGTGGTCCTGGCCGAGACGGGAGCCGACGAGGAGATGATCGTGCCCGATGGATTATAGGCTGCGCGGCGTAGCGGTAGCTCTCGCCGGGCCGTAGGCCGAAATCAGTGAAATACCAGACCACGGCAATCGTGCGTCCCACTGTCGGATCGTTCTGCCGCTCCGCGCGCTCATACAGCTCCGGGCGTCGGGCCGCGCATGGCAGCGGGCTGGTGGCGCTGCCGCGAGCCAAGCGCGACCGCTATTGCCAGCAGGATCAGGAGGTCGAAGATCAAGCCGAACGCGACATACGCCTCAGGCGTGACCAGCAGCACCAGCAGCACCAGCGCGGCGATCAGGCTGAAAGGCGGCCACCAGCGTCGGCCCCAGAGCAGCGCGCCAAGCAGCGTGATCCCAACGGCCAGAAATCCGGCCAGCGCTCCGTCGGCGTTTCCGGTGGTCAACAGCACGGGCGCAGCTACCGCCGAGGGCACGAGCAGCCACGGCCATCGTCGGCGTTGAGCGAGAAACAGGCCGAGCACGCCGATGCCGACCGCCGCCCACCCGATCCGCGCCGGTATTGCCAGCGCCGGTTGCGGGTACACGCGGCCTTCCGCCAGGGCCTTGATGCCGAGCATCATACGGCGCTCAACCGTGAAGTGCATCGGGTCCCAGAGCAGCCAGCGCACCAGCAGCGGCATCGTGTTGTACTCGCGGCAGAGCAGGCGCGTGCTCCGAGCATCGATCGGCTGAAGCACATACACGCAGGGCAGGTGCCCGATCGCCTGTCCCGGCTGTAGCACATCGACCGGTAGCGTGGTGACATCGCGCATCGGACCGCCGAAGACATCCTGGCGAGCCATCGGCACCCGATCGCCGATCTGGCGCTGCTGCCATTCGGGCCGGATCTCGTGGACTTCCGGCATGGCCGCGAGCGCGAGATTTTCCAGCCAGGTGTAGCTGTAGAATCCCGACCG encodes:
- a CDS encoding isoprenylcysteine carboxylmethyltransferase family protein yields the protein MTVNLKLLTVQIVGMFVVFALALFLAAGTVAWPAGWAFLVLFFGFTVAISLWLLRNNPGLLTERMTGIGKPDQQTWDKVFFGVANLIFLAWLIAMPLDAVRFHWSQMPGWLQVLGAILLLASFYLFFLTFRENSYLSPAVRLQAERGQTVVSTGPYRYVRHPMYATAIIFLVGTTLLLGSWYGFVLVLLLAVGIALRAVQEERLLRAELPGYDAYMAHVKYRLIPYIW